From Streptomyces sp. TLI_105, the proteins below share one genomic window:
- a CDS encoding TDT family transporter: MASLAPPLPALRATTPGARATRSVRHLGPNWYASVMGTAIVANAGAALPLDVPGLRTACAAVWALSLAMLLALLTARAAHWARHRDRARAHLMDPAMAPFYGCLSMALLAVGGGAMIVGRDWVGLPAAVALDAVLFTVGTVIGLVAAVGVPYLMVVHHRIEGASPVWLLPVVAPMVSAALGPLLVPHLSAGQGRQTLLIGCYALFGVSLLATLVMLPLVFGRLVTGGPLPLALTPTLFLVLGPLGQSTTAANKFADTAAGVLPAPYAHGFAAFAVLYGVPVMGFALLWLALAGAMVLRARRRGMGFAMTFWAFTFPVGTCVTGAEGLAGHTGLAAFRWLAIVLYVFLVAAWLVAGFHTVRGLFSGALLEGPGPAPAGPRPVTARTR, encoded by the coding sequence ATGGCAAGCCTCGCACCTCCTCTCCCCGCCCTTCGCGCCACCACCCCCGGCGCCCGGGCGACCCGTTCCGTCCGTCACCTCGGACCCAACTGGTACGCCTCCGTGATGGGCACGGCCATCGTCGCCAACGCGGGCGCCGCCCTTCCGCTGGACGTCCCCGGTCTCCGTACGGCCTGCGCCGCGGTCTGGGCCCTGTCGCTCGCCATGCTGCTCGCCCTGCTCACCGCCCGCGCCGCGCACTGGGCCCGCCATCGGGACCGGGCCCGCGCCCATCTGATGGACCCGGCGATGGCGCCGTTCTACGGCTGTCTGTCGATGGCGCTGCTCGCGGTCGGCGGCGGGGCGATGATCGTGGGGCGGGACTGGGTGGGACTTCCGGCGGCCGTCGCCCTCGACGCCGTCCTGTTCACCGTCGGCACGGTGATCGGACTGGTGGCCGCGGTGGGCGTCCCGTACCTCATGGTGGTGCACCACCGGATCGAGGGCGCGTCGCCGGTGTGGCTGCTGCCGGTGGTCGCCCCCATGGTGTCCGCCGCGCTCGGCCCGCTGCTCGTGCCCCACCTGTCCGCCGGGCAGGGCCGGCAGACCCTGCTGATCGGCTGCTACGCGCTGTTCGGCGTCAGCCTGCTCGCCACTCTGGTCATGCTGCCGCTGGTCTTCGGACGGCTCGTCACCGGTGGCCCGCTGCCGCTCGCGCTCACCCCCACCCTCTTCCTGGTCCTCGGCCCGCTGGGCCAGTCGACGACCGCCGCGAACAAGTTCGCCGACACGGCCGCGGGCGTGCTGCCCGCCCCGTACGCCCACGGCTTCGCCGCCTTCGCCGTCCTCTACGGGGTCCCCGTGATGGGCTTCGCGCTGCTGTGGCTGGCGCTCGCCGGGGCGATGGTGCTGCGGGCGCGGCGGCGGGGCATGGGCTTCGCGATGACCTTCTGGGCGTTCACCTTCCCGGTCGGGACCTGTGTGACCGGCGCCGAGGGCCTGGCCGGGCACACCGGTCTGGCGGCGTTCCGGTGGCTGGCGATCGTCCTGTACGTGTTCCTCGTGGCGGCCTGGCTGGTGGCCGGTTTCCACACCGTGCGCGGGCTGTTCAGCGGTGCGCTGCTCGAAGGGCCCGGGCCAGCGCCCGCGGGGCCTCGGCCAGTGACGGCCCGTACCAGGTGA
- a CDS encoding LysR family transcriptional regulator, which produces MSSEPSETPTPFFHRGLSHRVPDLGALELLLAVARHGSLGAAAREVGITQPAASSRVRSMERQLGVALLDRSPRGSRLTDAGALVTDWARRIVEAAEAFDAGAQALRGRRDSRLRVAASMTIAEYLLPGWLIALRAQRPDTAVSLQAGNSAAVAERLLAGEADVGFVEGLAVPDGLDGVVVSHDRLALVAAPSHPWARRRRPLDPAELAATPLVLRERGSGTRQVLDAALAAHGGLAQPLLELASTTAVKAAAVSGAGPAVLSELAITEELASRRLVAIPVEGVLLRRDLRAVWPTGHRPTGPARDLLSLTRG; this is translated from the coding sequence ATGAGCAGTGAGCCGAGCGAGACCCCGACCCCTTTCTTCCACCGGGGCCTCTCCCACCGGGTCCCTGACCTCGGCGCCCTCGAACTCCTCCTCGCCGTCGCCCGGCACGGGAGCCTCGGCGCCGCCGCCCGCGAGGTGGGGATCACCCAGCCCGCCGCCAGCAGCCGCGTCCGCTCGATGGAACGGCAGCTCGGCGTGGCCCTGCTCGACCGCTCGCCGCGCGGCTCCCGGCTCACCGACGCCGGCGCCCTCGTCACCGACTGGGCGCGGCGCATCGTGGAGGCCGCCGAGGCCTTCGACGCGGGCGCGCAGGCGCTGCGCGGCCGGCGGGACTCGCGGCTGCGGGTGGCCGCGTCCATGACGATCGCCGAATACCTGCTGCCGGGCTGGCTGATAGCGCTGCGCGCCCAGCGCCCCGACACCGCCGTGTCGCTCCAGGCCGGGAACTCGGCGGCCGTCGCGGAACGCCTCCTCGCGGGCGAGGCCGACGTCGGCTTCGTCGAGGGGCTCGCCGTGCCGGACGGCCTCGACGGCGTCGTCGTCTCGCACGACCGGCTCGCGCTCGTCGCCGCGCCCTCCCACCCGTGGGCCCGGCGCCGGCGCCCGCTCGACCCGGCCGAGCTCGCCGCGACCCCGCTGGTCCTGCGGGAACGCGGCTCCGGCACCCGGCAGGTCCTCGACGCGGCGCTCGCCGCGCACGGCGGGCTCGCGCAGCCGCTCCTCGAACTCGCCTCCACGACGGCGGTCAAGGCCGCGGCGGTGAGCGGGGCGGGGCCCGCCGTCCTGAGCGAGCTCGCGATCACGGAGGAGCTGGCGTCGCGGCGGCTCGTGGCGATCCCGGTGGAGGGGGTGCTGCTCCGCCGCGATCTGCGAGCGGTGTGGCCGACGGGCCACCGCCCGACGGGCCCGGCGCGGGACCTGCTGTCGCTGACACGGGGGTAG
- a CDS encoding glycine betaine/L-proline ABC transporter ATP-binding protein: MSRLQADHLYKVFGRRPDEAVRRLADGAEREELRAEGTTAAVVDAGFVVEPGQIFVVMGLSGSGKSTLLRMLNGLLEPTAGRVLYDGHDLTALSPRELREVRSTKISMVFQHFALFPHRNVLENAAYGLEVQGVPRAERETRAAEALELCGLAGWEKSWPDELSGGMQQRVGLARALATDADLLLMDESFSALDPLIRRDMQDQLLVLQQRLKKTIVFITHDLNEAMRLGDRIAVMRDGRIVQLGTAEDILVRPADDYVASFIQDVDRSRVLTAAAVMTDATAPVDCPDDCACRPVGPDTLVADLCAAAALAPHPVTVEDADGSVLGVVPTQRLLAVMGGVAATNAPFTEAREVTARA; encoded by the coding sequence GTGTCCAGGCTCCAGGCCGACCATCTGTACAAGGTGTTCGGCAGACGACCCGACGAAGCCGTCCGCAGGCTCGCCGACGGCGCCGAACGCGAGGAGCTGCGCGCCGAGGGAACGACCGCCGCCGTCGTCGACGCCGGCTTCGTCGTCGAACCCGGTCAGATCTTCGTCGTGATGGGCCTGTCCGGCTCCGGGAAGTCCACCCTCCTCCGCATGCTCAACGGCCTGCTGGAACCGACCGCCGGCCGGGTCCTCTACGACGGCCACGACCTCACCGCGCTCTCCCCCCGCGAGCTGCGCGAGGTCCGCTCCACCAAGATCAGCATGGTCTTCCAGCACTTCGCGCTGTTCCCGCACCGAAACGTCCTGGAGAACGCCGCCTACGGCCTGGAGGTCCAGGGCGTGCCCCGCGCCGAGCGCGAGACCCGCGCCGCCGAGGCCCTCGAACTGTGCGGCCTCGCCGGCTGGGAGAAGTCCTGGCCCGACGAGCTCTCCGGCGGCATGCAGCAGCGCGTCGGCCTGGCCCGCGCCCTCGCCACCGACGCCGACCTGCTCCTGATGGACGAGTCCTTCAGCGCGCTCGACCCGCTGATCCGCCGCGACATGCAGGACCAGCTCCTCGTGCTCCAGCAGCGGCTGAAGAAGACCATCGTCTTCATCACCCACGACCTCAACGAGGCCATGCGCCTCGGCGACCGGATCGCCGTCATGCGCGACGGCAGGATCGTCCAGCTCGGCACGGCCGAGGACATCCTCGTCCGCCCCGCCGACGACTACGTCGCCTCCTTCATCCAGGACGTCGACCGCTCCCGGGTGCTCACCGCCGCCGCCGTCATGACCGACGCCACGGCCCCCGTCGACTGCCCCGACGACTGCGCCTGCCGACCCGTCGGCCCCGACACCCTCGTCGCCGACCTGTGCGCCGCCGCCGCCCTGGCCCCGCACCCGGTGACCGTCGAGGACGCCGACGGCTCCGTCCTCGGAGTCGTACCGACGCAGCGCCTCCTCGCCGTCATGGGCGGTGTCGCCGCGACGAACGCCCCGTTCACCGAGGCCCGGGAGGTGACCGCCCGTGCCTAG
- a CDS encoding siderophore-interacting protein has product MAEQPARKVPKATEARVVHTERITPHMVRVVLGGPGLDGFSADTYTDHYVKLLFAPEGVAYPEPFDMERIRAEFPREQWPTTRTYTVRAWDPVHRELTIDFVVHGDEGLAGPWAARAQAGETVRFLGPGGGYAPDPAADWHLLVGDESALPAIAAALERLPEGARAHVLIEVADATEEQKLASGTGIDVTWLHRGDRPTGEALVEAVTALDFPAGDVHAFVHGEAGFVKELRRHLRLDRGVARERLSISGYWRLGKSDEAWRAIKREWNDQVEREQEN; this is encoded by the coding sequence GTGGCAGAGCAGCCGGCCCGCAAGGTACCGAAGGCCACCGAAGCCCGTGTGGTGCACACCGAGCGGATCACCCCGCACATGGTGCGGGTCGTGCTGGGCGGGCCCGGGCTCGACGGCTTCTCGGCGGACACCTACACCGACCACTACGTGAAGCTGCTGTTCGCCCCGGAGGGGGTCGCCTACCCGGAGCCGTTCGACATGGAGCGGATCCGGGCGGAGTTCCCCCGGGAGCAGTGGCCGACGACGCGGACGTACACGGTGCGGGCGTGGGACCCGGTCCACCGGGAGCTGACCATCGACTTCGTGGTCCACGGCGACGAGGGCCTCGCGGGCCCCTGGGCGGCGCGCGCCCAGGCGGGCGAGACGGTGCGCTTCCTCGGCCCCGGCGGCGGCTACGCGCCGGACCCGGCGGCGGACTGGCACCTGCTCGTGGGCGACGAGAGCGCGCTCCCGGCGATCGCGGCGGCCCTGGAGCGGCTGCCCGAGGGCGCGCGGGCGCACGTCCTGATCGAGGTCGCGGACGCGACCGAGGAGCAGAAGCTGGCGTCGGGGACGGGCATCGACGTGACGTGGCTGCACCGGGGCGACCGCCCGACGGGCGAGGCGCTGGTCGAGGCGGTCACGGCCCTGGACTTCCCGGCGGGCGACGTGCACGCCTTCGTCCACGGCGAGGCGGGCTTCGTGAAGGAGCTGCGCCGGCACCTGCGGCTCGACCGGGGCGTGGCGCGGGAGCGCCTGTCGATCTCGGGCTACTGGCGCCTGGGCAAGTCGGACGAGGCGTGGCGCGCGATCAAGCGCGAGTGGAACGACCAGGTGGAGCGCGAGCAGGAGAACTGA
- a CDS encoding MerR family transcriptional regulator produces the protein MRIGELSRRTGVSVPTIKFYVREGLLPAGELTSPNQASYGEAHVRRLRLIRALLDVGGLSVAAIRGVVMAVDDPAQSVHEVLGAATGPMVPRYDREPGGGIEEARKGVAGLIAARGWQAHPSSPAAEALAVALVALDEVGHGQFVEVLDAYADAAEGVARADLDYVAHHVAREELVESAVVGTVLGDAIFSALRRLAHMDASDRMFGQAAEGGGAG, from the coding sequence GTGCGCATCGGAGAGTTGAGTCGCAGGACCGGGGTGTCGGTGCCGACGATCAAGTTCTACGTACGGGAAGGGCTGCTGCCCGCCGGCGAGCTGACGAGCCCGAACCAGGCGTCCTACGGAGAGGCGCACGTGCGGCGGCTCCGCCTGATCCGGGCGCTCCTCGACGTGGGCGGCCTGTCGGTGGCGGCGATCCGTGGGGTGGTCATGGCCGTCGACGACCCGGCACAGTCGGTGCACGAGGTGCTGGGGGCGGCGACCGGTCCGATGGTGCCGCGCTACGACCGTGAGCCCGGCGGCGGCATCGAGGAGGCGCGGAAGGGGGTCGCCGGACTGATCGCGGCGCGGGGCTGGCAGGCCCACCCTTCCAGCCCGGCGGCGGAGGCACTCGCGGTGGCCCTCGTGGCGCTCGACGAGGTGGGGCACGGCCAGTTCGTCGAGGTCCTGGACGCGTACGCGGACGCGGCGGAGGGGGTGGCGCGGGCCGACCTGGACTACGTGGCGCACCACGTGGCGCGGGAGGAACTCGTCGAGAGCGCGGTCGTCGGCACCGTCCTCGGCGACGCGATCTTCTCCGCGCTGCGCCGCCTGGCCCACATGGACGCCTCGGACCGCATGTTCGGCCAGGCGGCAGAGGGCGGGGGCGCGGGGTGA
- a CDS encoding helix-turn-helix domain-containing protein: MDEKEAPRVGAAVKRRRRALQLTLAVVASRSGLSVPFLSQVENDRARPSRRSLELVAEALETTAGELLAAAEASRTVDVVRAGDPSPGLPPGVRALVRGRHQLHALEFTGEQDAGREFQHRNDELLYVADGAAEVEAEGRAYRLGRGDTLYLSGGVRHRWRATEPGTRLLVVAVGDHVEAEVE, from the coding sequence ATGGACGAGAAGGAAGCGCCCCGCGTGGGCGCGGCCGTCAAGAGGCGCCGCAGAGCGCTCCAGCTGACCCTGGCCGTCGTCGCCTCCCGCAGCGGCCTGTCCGTCCCCTTCCTCAGCCAGGTCGAGAACGACCGCGCCCGCCCCAGCCGCCGCTCCCTCGAACTCGTCGCCGAGGCCCTGGAGACCACGGCCGGCGAACTCCTCGCCGCCGCCGAGGCCTCCCGCACCGTCGACGTCGTCCGGGCCGGGGACCCCTCGCCCGGCCTGCCCCCGGGCGTCCGGGCGCTGGTCCGCGGCCGCCACCAGCTGCACGCCCTGGAGTTCACCGGCGAGCAGGACGCGGGTCGCGAGTTCCAGCACCGGAACGACGAACTCCTCTACGTGGCCGACGGCGCCGCCGAGGTCGAGGCCGAGGGCCGCGCGTACCGGCTCGGCCGCGGCGACACGCTCTACCTCTCCGGCGGCGTACGGCACCGCTGGCGCGCCACCGAGCCCGGCACCCGCCTCCTCGTCGTCGCCGTCGGCGACCACGTCGAGGCCGAGGTGGAGTGA
- a CDS encoding helical backbone metal receptor, translating into MRVVSLVPSLTEAVAVTAPGVLVGATDWCSHPAGLDVVRIGGTKNPDVAAITALRPDLVIANEEENRAPDLAALRAAGLDVLVTEIRTLDQALRELERVLAACGAPRPRWLDEAEAAWESVARIEPSTAVVPIWRRPWMVVGRDTFAGDLLARLGVRNLYADHPERYPRVPLDELRACAPDLVVLPDEPYRFTRDDGPEAFPGTAAALVDGRMLTWYGPSLAEAPRALARALRAAHR; encoded by the coding sequence ATGAGAGTCGTCTCCCTGGTGCCGTCCCTCACCGAGGCCGTCGCCGTCACCGCCCCCGGCGTCCTCGTCGGCGCGACCGACTGGTGCAGCCACCCCGCCGGACTCGACGTCGTCCGCATCGGCGGCACCAAGAACCCCGACGTCGCGGCGATCACCGCGCTCCGGCCCGACCTCGTCATCGCCAACGAGGAGGAGAACCGCGCCCCCGACCTCGCCGCCCTGCGGGCCGCCGGACTCGACGTCCTGGTCACCGAGATCCGCACCCTCGACCAGGCGCTGCGGGAACTGGAACGGGTCCTCGCCGCCTGCGGCGCGCCCCGGCCGCGCTGGCTCGACGAGGCGGAGGCCGCCTGGGAGTCCGTCGCACGGATCGAACCGTCCACCGCCGTCGTGCCGATCTGGCGGCGGCCCTGGATGGTCGTCGGACGTGACACCTTCGCGGGCGACCTGCTCGCCCGCCTCGGCGTCCGGAACCTGTACGCCGACCACCCCGAGCGCTATCCGCGCGTCCCGCTCGACGAACTGCGCGCCTGCGCCCCCGACCTCGTCGTCCTGCCCGACGAGCCCTACCGCTTCACGCGCGACGACGGCCCCGAGGCCTTCCCCGGGACCGCCGCCGCCCTCGTCGACGGGCGCATGCTCACCTGGTACGGGCCGTCACTGGCCGAGGCCCCGCGGGCGCTGGCCCGGGCCCTTCGAGCAGCGCACCGCTGA
- a CDS encoding 5'-3' exonuclease, with translation MLLDTASLYFRAYFGVPDSVRAPDGTPVNAVRGLLDFITRLVQDHHPDDLVACWDADWRPQWRVDLIPSYKAHRVAVETETGPDVEEVPDTLSPQVPVIEEVLAALGIARVGAAGYEADDVIGTLAGRAGGPVDIVTGDRDLFQLVDDARGVRVLYPRKGVGDCDLVDAELIRTKYGVRPDQYADFAALRGDTSDGLPGVKGIGEKTAAQLITEYGDLAGVRGAAEDPASRLTPAKRRGIVEAAAYLDVAPTVVRVAADVPLPEFDPALPTAPRDPEALEALVKRWGLGGAVGRLLPVLER, from the coding sequence ATGCTCCTCGACACCGCCAGCCTCTACTTCCGCGCGTACTTCGGCGTGCCGGACTCCGTCCGGGCACCGGACGGCACCCCGGTGAACGCCGTGCGCGGGCTGCTCGACTTCATCACCCGGCTCGTCCAGGACCACCACCCCGACGATCTGGTCGCCTGCTGGGACGCGGACTGGCGGCCGCAGTGGCGGGTGGACCTGATCCCGTCGTACAAGGCGCACCGGGTGGCCGTGGAGACGGAGACGGGCCCGGACGTGGAGGAGGTCCCGGACACGCTGTCCCCGCAGGTGCCGGTGATCGAGGAGGTCCTGGCCGCGCTCGGCATCGCGCGGGTCGGGGCGGCGGGGTACGAGGCGGACGACGTGATCGGGACGCTGGCGGGCCGCGCCGGCGGGCCCGTGGACATCGTCACCGGCGACCGTGACCTGTTCCAGCTGGTGGACGACGCCCGGGGCGTCCGCGTGCTGTACCCGCGCAAGGGCGTCGGCGACTGCGACCTGGTGGACGCGGAGCTGATCCGCACGAAGTACGGGGTGCGCCCCGATCAGTACGCGGACTTCGCGGCGCTGCGCGGGGACACGAGCGACGGACTGCCCGGCGTGAAGGGCATCGGCGAGAAGACGGCGGCGCAGCTGATCACGGAGTACGGGGACCTGGCGGGCGTCCGGGGGGCGGCGGAGGACCCGGCGTCGAGGCTGACGCCGGCGAAGCGGCGCGGGATCGTGGAGGCGGCCGCGTACCTGGACGTGGCCCCGACGGTGGTGCGGGTCGCCGCCGACGTGCCGCTCCCGGAGTTCGACCCGGCCCTGCCGACCGCTCCCCGCGACCCGGAGGCCCTTGAGGCTCTGGTGAAGCGCTGGGGGCTGGGCGGCGCGGTGGGCCGCCTGCTGCCGGTCCTGGAGCGCTGA
- a CDS encoding ABC transporter permease/substrate binding protein gives MPRLPLGQWVDSSVDWLQAQFSWLFDAVTTGVTGLYDGIDAVLSAPQPLLFAGILAVVAWWLRGLAAGVLAFAGFALVDSVQLWDEAMATLSLVLVATLVTLVIAVPLGIWAARSKSVSAVMRPVLDFMQTMPAMVYLIPGIIFFGVGVVPGIIATIVFALPPGVRMTELGIRQVDGELVEAAEAFGTTPRNTLLRVQLPLALPTIMAGVNQVIMLGLSMVVIAGMVGGGGLGGAVYRAIGNVDIGLGFEAGVSIVVLAMYLDRMTGALGRQVSPLGRRAVAKARAALSSAKRPGAKLWAHRPQPVTALVGVVVLALAAGGMGFLGGSGGATSATASGPNGGHGKKVSIGYIPWDEGIASTYLWKELLERRGYEVETKQLEAGALYTGLAGGQLDFQTDAWLPVTHAQYWKKYQNKLEDLGSWYGPTSLELSVPSYVKGVDSLADLKGKAGQFKGRIVGIEPSAGMMGILKDKVLKDYGLEGEYKVVDGSTPGMLAELKRAYDRKEPVVVTLWSPHWAYSAHDLKKLDDPKGSWGKGDGVHTLARKGFAAENPEVGTWLKNFSLTEKQLTDLEAVIQETGKGKEQQAVRTWLDRNPGLAEKLAPQ, from the coding sequence GTGCCTAGGCTCCCCCTCGGCCAGTGGGTCGACAGCTCCGTCGACTGGCTCCAGGCCCAGTTCTCCTGGCTCTTCGACGCCGTCACCACCGGCGTCACCGGCCTCTACGACGGCATCGACGCCGTCCTGTCCGCGCCCCAGCCGCTGCTCTTCGCCGGCATCCTCGCCGTCGTCGCCTGGTGGCTGCGCGGCCTCGCCGCCGGTGTGCTCGCCTTCGCCGGCTTCGCGCTGGTCGACTCGGTCCAGCTGTGGGACGAGGCCATGGCGACGCTCTCGCTCGTCCTCGTCGCCACCCTCGTCACCCTGGTGATCGCCGTCCCGCTCGGCATCTGGGCGGCCCGCTCGAAGTCCGTCAGCGCCGTCATGCGGCCCGTCCTCGACTTCATGCAGACCATGCCGGCGATGGTCTACCTCATCCCCGGCATCATCTTCTTCGGCGTCGGCGTGGTCCCCGGCATCATCGCCACCATCGTCTTCGCGCTGCCCCCGGGCGTGCGCATGACCGAACTCGGCATCCGCCAGGTCGACGGCGAACTCGTCGAGGCCGCCGAGGCGTTCGGCACCACCCCGCGCAACACGCTGCTGCGCGTCCAGCTGCCGCTCGCCCTGCCGACCATCATGGCCGGCGTCAACCAGGTCATCATGCTCGGCCTCTCCATGGTCGTCATCGCCGGCATGGTCGGCGGCGGCGGGCTCGGCGGCGCCGTCTACCGCGCCATCGGCAACGTCGACATCGGCCTCGGCTTCGAGGCCGGCGTCTCCATCGTCGTCCTCGCCATGTACCTGGACCGGATGACCGGCGCCCTCGGCCGCCAGGTCTCCCCGCTGGGCCGCCGCGCCGTCGCCAAGGCCCGCGCCGCGCTGAGCAGCGCCAAGCGGCCCGGCGCCAAGCTCTGGGCCCACCGCCCGCAGCCCGTCACCGCCCTCGTCGGCGTCGTCGTCCTCGCCCTCGCCGCCGGCGGCATGGGCTTCCTCGGCGGCTCCGGCGGCGCGACCTCCGCCACCGCCTCGGGCCCGAACGGCGGCCACGGCAAGAAGGTCAGCATCGGCTACATCCCCTGGGACGAGGGCATCGCCTCCACGTACCTCTGGAAGGAGCTCCTGGAGCGCCGCGGCTACGAGGTCGAGACCAAGCAGCTGGAGGCCGGCGCCCTCTACACCGGCCTCGCCGGCGGGCAGCTCGACTTCCAGACCGACGCCTGGCTCCCCGTCACCCACGCCCAGTACTGGAAGAAGTACCAGAACAAGCTGGAGGACCTCGGCTCCTGGTACGGCCCCACCTCCCTGGAGCTCTCCGTCCCCTCGTACGTGAAGGGCGTCGACTCCCTCGCCGACCTCAAGGGCAAAGCCGGACAGTTCAAGGGCCGGATCGTCGGCATCGAGCCCAGCGCCGGAATGATGGGCATCCTCAAGGACAAGGTCCTCAAGGACTACGGCCTGGAGGGCGAGTACAAGGTCGTCGACGGCTCCACGCCCGGCATGCTCGCCGAGCTGAAGCGCGCCTACGACCGCAAGGAACCCGTCGTCGTCACCCTCTGGTCGCCGCACTGGGCCTACTCCGCCCACGACCTGAAGAAGCTCGACGACCCCAAGGGCTCCTGGGGCAAGGGCGACGGCGTCCACACCCTCGCCCGCAAGGGGTTCGCCGCCGAGAACCCCGAGGTCGGCACCTGGCTGAAGAACTTCTCGCTGACCGAGAAGCAGCTCACGGACCTCGAGGCCGTCATCCAGGAGACCGGCAAGGGCAAGGAGCAGCAGGCCGTCCGCACCTGGCTGGACCGGAACCCCGGCCTCGCGGAGAAGCTCGCCCCGCAGTAG